From a single Scomber japonicus isolate fScoJap1 chromosome 12, fScoJap1.pri, whole genome shotgun sequence genomic region:
- the LOC128369537 gene encoding CTD small phosphatase-like protein isoform X1 — MDHMSIITQVSNPKEEEIISYNQEKASQSNSSLKKQRSRSIFSSFLCCFRNYNVEPPPANTNTSSLPPPVEENGSPPKCDQVEVIPVPSPPAKYLLPEMKISDYGKKCVVIDLDETLVHSSFKPISNADFIVPVEIDGTVHQVYVLKRPHVDEFLQKMGELFECVLFTASLAKYADPVADLLDQWGVFRARLFRESCVFHRGNYVKDLSRLGRELSNVIIVDNSPASYIFHPENAVPVQSWFDDMNDTELLDLLPFFEGLSKEEEVYGVLQNLRSR, encoded by the exons ATGGACCACATGTCCATAATAACCCAAGTTTCCAATCCCAAGGAGGAGGAAATAATATCCTACAACCAGGAGAAAG CGTCCCAGTCGAACAGCAGCCTAAAGAAGCAGAGGAGCCGCAGCATCTTCAGCTCGTTCCTCTGCTGCTTCCGCAACTACAATGTTGAGCCGCCACCCGCCAACACCAACACCAGCTCCCTGCCTCCACCTGTTGAGGAGAATGGATCCCCTCCCAAG TGTGACCAGGTCGAGGTCATCCCTGTCCCTAGT CCACCAGCCAAATACCTCCTACCAGAGATGAAAATATCTGACTATGGCAAAAAGTGTGTTGTGATTGACTTGGATGAAACGCTCGTCCACAGCTCGTTCAAG CCCATCAGCAATGCTGATTTTATTGTTCCAGTGGAGATCGATGGTACCGTTCATCAG GTGTATGTGCTGAAACGACCCCACGTGGACGAGTTCCTTCAGAAGATGGGAGAGCTGTTTGAATGTGTGCTGTTTACAGCCAGTCTCGCCAAG TACGCAGACCCCGTGGCAGACCTGCTGGACCAGTGGGGCGTGTTTCGAGCGCGGCTCTTCAGAGAATCCTGCGTTTTTCACAGAGGGAACTATGTTAAAGACCTCAGCCGGCTTGGACGAGAGCTCAGCAACGTCATCATCGTCGACAACTCACCCGCCTCTTATATTTTCCACCCAGAAAACGCT GTCCCAGTCCAGTCCTGGTTTGACGACATGAATGACACAGAGCTCTTGGATCTGCTGCCTTTCTTTGAGGGACTCAGCAAAGAAGAGGAGGTTTACGGAGTGCTGCAGAATCTGAGAAGCAGGTAG
- the LOC128369537 gene encoding CTD small phosphatase-like protein isoform X2, which yields MDHMSIITQVSNPKEEEIISYNQEKASQSNSSLKKQRSRSIFSSFLCCFRNYNVEPPPANTNTSSLPPPVEENGSPPKPPAKYLLPEMKISDYGKKCVVIDLDETLVHSSFKPISNADFIVPVEIDGTVHQVYVLKRPHVDEFLQKMGELFECVLFTASLAKYADPVADLLDQWGVFRARLFRESCVFHRGNYVKDLSRLGRELSNVIIVDNSPASYIFHPENAVPVQSWFDDMNDTELLDLLPFFEGLSKEEEVYGVLQNLRSR from the exons ATGGACCACATGTCCATAATAACCCAAGTTTCCAATCCCAAGGAGGAGGAAATAATATCCTACAACCAGGAGAAAG CGTCCCAGTCGAACAGCAGCCTAAAGAAGCAGAGGAGCCGCAGCATCTTCAGCTCGTTCCTCTGCTGCTTCCGCAACTACAATGTTGAGCCGCCACCCGCCAACACCAACACCAGCTCCCTGCCTCCACCTGTTGAGGAGAATGGATCCCCTCCCAAG CCACCAGCCAAATACCTCCTACCAGAGATGAAAATATCTGACTATGGCAAAAAGTGTGTTGTGATTGACTTGGATGAAACGCTCGTCCACAGCTCGTTCAAG CCCATCAGCAATGCTGATTTTATTGTTCCAGTGGAGATCGATGGTACCGTTCATCAG GTGTATGTGCTGAAACGACCCCACGTGGACGAGTTCCTTCAGAAGATGGGAGAGCTGTTTGAATGTGTGCTGTTTACAGCCAGTCTCGCCAAG TACGCAGACCCCGTGGCAGACCTGCTGGACCAGTGGGGCGTGTTTCGAGCGCGGCTCTTCAGAGAATCCTGCGTTTTTCACAGAGGGAACTATGTTAAAGACCTCAGCCGGCTTGGACGAGAGCTCAGCAACGTCATCATCGTCGACAACTCACCCGCCTCTTATATTTTCCACCCAGAAAACGCT GTCCCAGTCCAGTCCTGGTTTGACGACATGAATGACACAGAGCTCTTGGATCTGCTGCCTTTCTTTGAGGGACTCAGCAAAGAAGAGGAGGTTTACGGAGTGCTGCAGAATCTGAGAAGCAGGTAG